A portion of the Candidatus Zixiibacteriota bacterium genome contains these proteins:
- a CDS encoding S8 family serine peptidase, with protein MRVRALLIGLVLTAVVSQGPLPGHAADNALRLYLVGGERVPETKEIEAFFTASKMSTVPRRGALLQFESLPTDAQRETLNRLGVSLYTYIPDRAFLAAIPTTASWSDLRATGARWVGLLRPEDKTAEVLVGMTGAPNWSRDSSGLARFTVLVFPHIDLDDASGWLTDEYGARVLAASSLAHSVEVGLPAENWLDVVRDERVLWVEPFLPRREDNNSNRTNVRADVAQAPPYSLTGAGVMIGEWDGGRADPSHPDFGGRVLAGDGAAIATHATHVAGTVLGSGVGSGGTYRGMAPSAVIVSQLWWTSSAELQSEYQNAINDYEMDITTNSWSVGITPPSQSNCQAFLGNYYSECGTLDNLIRGGAGKTVVVSWSAGNQRSTQSDYCGSVGFTWGTVTPYGTSKNVITVGAINSDNSTMTSFSSWGPTDDGRLKPEVVAPGCQAGGPDFGVTSTKLTSGYTVMCGTSMSAPTVTGCVSLWLERYHTLHGGQTPLASTVKAAFVESADDLGDAGPEYDWGYGRVDVTSAVDLLNAGTLLEDQVSNGGTRSWQFINDGSLSQISFTLAWDDPGAAGGASVTLINNLDIVLRPPSGTPVQYPWVLNPASPGANATHGVNNRDNLEQVRINAPLEAGTWTVEVNGTSVPQGPQPFSLAYSPNIVLLGGSPYAVMLTAAVDTSVVPGAMPARFHLRNVGSQSDAYDLTLTSKRGWSITPNPVIVALPSLADSNLTFTLTIPPSAPLGTLDTIIGVAVSQGNGSVSDRDTMRVMVLSGRAVSVDAGRDTMGVPGHQIAQPVHLSNTGVVDDSIDWSVTNQAGWAVVPATGTVWVAAGRDTALLVSATISGGAVPGTSNRLIVNGVTLGDIEATDADTALISVINFPPLSVLVSPADGALTNNPRPALLWSHVPYSPPPPGFDVFSHVVETADDSAFALGRYRYGPVAETTLTVTDSLTDGVHYWRVLTLNAVGDSSGFTAPRSLEIDTKAPDAPVLLSPADDTADADSTPLFTWAPVTDTKSGQTAIAYRWQGSTDAGFGGAVDSIWTDATSYQVPPEAALPTCSTTVYWRVLARDAAGNTSPSSPVFHYELYRPGDVHFDCIYDILDVVALVEFVFRGGSTPVPPGRAETNCQPPSDIQDLVRLVDHVFRGGARPCGPS; from the coding sequence GTGCGTGTGCGTGCCTTGCTAATCGGCTTGGTTTTGACAGCGGTTGTGTCGCAGGGTCCCCTGCCGGGCCATGCGGCGGATAATGCCCTCCGGCTCTACCTCGTCGGCGGGGAGCGGGTGCCGGAGACGAAGGAGATCGAGGCGTTCTTTACGGCTTCGAAAATGTCTACGGTGCCGCGGCGCGGGGCGCTTTTGCAGTTCGAGTCACTCCCCACGGATGCGCAGCGTGAGACGCTGAATCGTCTGGGAGTCTCGCTGTACACGTACATCCCCGATCGTGCCTTCCTCGCTGCGATTCCGACGACGGCCAGTTGGTCCGACTTGCGCGCGACAGGCGCCCGCTGGGTGGGCTTGCTCCGCCCCGAGGACAAGACGGCGGAGGTTCTCGTGGGCATGACCGGTGCTCCGAATTGGTCGCGCGATTCCAGCGGACTGGCACGGTTCACCGTCTTGGTCTTTCCTCACATAGACTTGGATGATGCCTCTGGATGGCTGACCGACGAATACGGTGCTCGCGTGCTGGCGGCTTCCTCATTGGCGCACTCCGTGGAGGTCGGGCTTCCGGCAGAGAACTGGTTGGACGTCGTTCGCGACGAGCGGGTGCTTTGGGTCGAGCCGTTCTTGCCGCGTCGGGAGGACAACAACTCAAATCGCACCAACGTCCGCGCCGATGTGGCCCAAGCGCCGCCCTACTCGCTCACCGGTGCCGGCGTCATGATCGGCGAATGGGATGGTGGGCGAGCCGATCCCAGCCACCCGGATTTCGGCGGCCGCGTCCTGGCAGGTGATGGTGCCGCGATCGCGACGCATGCCACGCACGTGGCCGGCACTGTTCTCGGCTCCGGGGTCGGGTCGGGCGGGACTTATCGGGGCATGGCGCCATCGGCCGTGATCGTGTCCCAGTTGTGGTGGACCTCCTCGGCGGAATTGCAGAGCGAGTACCAGAATGCCATCAACGACTATGAGATGGACATTACCACCAATTCATGGAGTGTGGGGATCACCCCGCCGTCGCAGTCCAACTGCCAGGCGTTTCTTGGCAACTACTACTCGGAATGCGGTACGCTCGACAATCTCATTCGCGGGGGGGCGGGAAAGACCGTCGTGGTCAGTTGGTCGGCCGGGAACCAGCGCTCCACCCAGTCCGACTACTGTGGTTCCGTCGGCTTCACGTGGGGCACGGTGACTCCCTACGGTACGTCGAAGAACGTCATCACCGTCGGCGCCATCAACTCCGACAACTCGACGATGACCAGTTTTTCCAGTTGGGGCCCGACCGACGATGGGCGACTCAAACCGGAAGTCGTCGCCCCCGGATGTCAGGCGGGGGGACCGGATTTCGGCGTCACCTCGACGAAGCTGACCAGCGGCTACACGGTCATGTGCGGCACCTCGATGTCGGCACCGACGGTCACCGGCTGCGTTTCGCTCTGGCTTGAACGATACCACACGCTTCATGGTGGTCAGACGCCACTGGCTTCCACGGTCAAGGCGGCCTTCGTCGAGTCCGCGGATGACCTCGGCGATGCGGGACCCGAGTATGACTGGGGGTACGGACGGGTCGATGTAACCAGCGCCGTCGACCTGCTCAACGCCGGCACTTTGCTCGAAGACCAGGTGTCAAATGGGGGAACCCGCTCCTGGCAGTTTATCAACGACGGCTCGCTGTCGCAGATCTCCTTCACACTGGCATGGGATGACCCCGGCGCCGCCGGCGGTGCGTCGGTGACGTTGATCAACAATCTCGATATTGTCCTGCGTCCCCCGTCGGGAACGCCGGTGCAATATCCCTGGGTGCTGAACCCTGCCAGTCCGGGCGCCAATGCGACGCATGGCGTCAACAACCGCGACAACCTGGAGCAAGTTCGCATCAATGCTCCGTTGGAGGCAGGGACCTGGACGGTCGAGGTGAACGGCACCAGCGTGCCGCAAGGTCCACAGCCGTTCTCGTTGGCCTACTCGCCGAATATCGTGCTTCTCGGCGGGAGCCCATACGCCGTGATGCTGACCGCTGCGGTCGACACGAGCGTTGTTCCCGGTGCCATGCCGGCCCGGTTTCACCTGAGAAACGTCGGTTCGCAGAGTGATGCGTATGATCTCACACTGACCAGCAAACGGGGCTGGTCGATCACGCCCAACCCCGTGATCGTTGCGCTTCCCTCGTTGGCCGATTCAAACCTGACGTTCACTTTGACGATCCCTCCGTCGGCACCGCTGGGCACGCTGGACACGATCATTGGTGTCGCTGTATCGCAGGGCAACGGGAGCGTGTCGGATCGCGACACGATGCGCGTGATGGTGCTATCGGGCCGCGCCGTCAGCGTGGACGCAGGACGGGACACAATGGGAGTCCCGGGTCACCAAATTGCCCAGCCGGTACACCTGTCCAACACGGGAGTGGTGGATGACAGCATCGATTGGTCGGTGACCAATCAGGCCGGATGGGCGGTGGTTCCGGCGACGGGCACGGTCTGGGTGGCAGCGGGTCGAGATACGGCCCTGCTGGTTTCGGCGACGATCTCGGGGGGAGCCGTCCCCGGGACGAGCAACCGACTGATCGTCAACGGCGTCACGCTCGGCGACATTGAGGCCACCGACGCCGACACGGCGTTGATCAGCGTCATCAACTTCCCGCCGCTGTCCGTGTTGGTGTCTCCCGCTGATGGGGCGCTGACCAACAATCCGCGGCCGGCACTGCTGTGGAGTCATGTTCCGTATTCGCCGCCGCCGCCGGGATTCGATGTGTTTTCGCACGTCGTGGAGACCGCCGATGATTCCGCATTCGCGCTGGGCCGGTACCGCTACGGCCCCGTGGCGGAGACGACCTTGACGGTCACAGATTCACTGACCGACGGTGTCCATTACTGGCGCGTTCTGACACTGAATGCCGTGGGCGACTCCAGCGGTTTCACCGCGCCTCGGTCCCTGGAGATCGATACAAAGGCTCCCGATGCACCCGTCCTCCTGTCGCCGGCGGACGACACCGCCGATGCCGACTCAACACCGCTGTTCACTTGGGCGCCGGTTACCGACACGAAATCGGGACAGACTGCCATTGCCTACCGTTGGCAGGGCTCAACGGATGCCGGGTTTGGCGGCGCGGTGGATTCGATCTGGACAGACGCCACCAGTTACCAAGTCCCGCCCGAGGCGGCGCTGCCGACCTGCAGCACGACCGTCTATTGGCGCGTACTGGCACGCGACGCCGCCGGCAACACGTCACCGTCGTCCCCCGTCTTCCATTATGAGCTCTACCGGCCGGGTGACGTGCATTTCGATTGCATCTACGACATCCTCGATGTGGTAGCGTTGGTCGAATTCGTCTTCCGCGGCGGATCGACGCCCGTGCCTCCCGGCCGGGCCGAAACCAACTGCCAGCCGCCGTCGGACATCCAGGACCTCGTGCGCCTGGTCGACCATGTGTTTCGTGGCGGCGCCCGCCCCTGCGGTCCGTCCTGA
- a CDS encoding sigma-54 dependent transcriptional regulator, with the protein MKTANGTRPTAQRILVVDDEHSLCEMMRIMLTKEGYDVDTELSGRKAIERLSGRHYDLVIADLKMPEMSGLELLDRAREKENDLPVIVMTAFASVDTAIEALKKGASDYITKPFKIDEIKLAIRQTLETSDLKRENQALKARLEESLSFERLLGTDPRIDEVKRVAAQAAVSDTTILIRGESGTGKDLLSQAIHQHSPRHDRPYITVNCAALPETLLESELFGHIKGSFTGAIRDHEGLFRAAEGGTLFLDEIAEITPAIQVKLLRVLEDKKVTPIGATSGRTVDVRLIAATNADLEAAVATRRFRADLYYRLNVIQIHLPPLRERADDIEILSRHFIEASCTRAGCAAKHLSRAALELLKKYPWPGNVRELQNVIERAVVLSDDATLDVGDFPARLAQPLDVASVGETTHASPTLESIEKAYIYWVLNQTEWQKARAAQILGIDSSTLYRKINKYKFTVPRPNGPGEGSA; encoded by the coding sequence ATGAAGACGGCGAACGGTACCAGACCCACGGCCCAGCGCATCCTGGTCGTCGACGACGAGCACTCGTTGTGTGAGATGATGCGGATCATGCTCACCAAGGAGGGGTACGACGTCGATACCGAGCTGAGCGGCCGAAAGGCGATCGAACGCCTGTCCGGAAGACACTACGACCTGGTCATTGCCGATCTGAAGATGCCCGAGATGTCAGGACTGGAGTTGTTGGACCGCGCCCGCGAGAAGGAGAATGACCTCCCGGTGATCGTCATGACCGCCTTCGCCTCGGTCGACACGGCCATCGAGGCCCTCAAAAAGGGCGCCTCCGATTACATCACGAAGCCGTTCAAGATCGACGAAATCAAGCTGGCGATCCGTCAGACGCTCGAAACATCAGACCTCAAGCGAGAGAATCAGGCACTCAAGGCCCGTCTGGAGGAGTCGCTGTCCTTTGAGCGGCTTCTCGGGACTGACCCCCGTATCGATGAGGTCAAGAGAGTCGCCGCCCAAGCGGCGGTCTCCGACACCACGATCCTGATCCGGGGTGAAAGCGGCACCGGCAAGGATCTGCTCTCCCAAGCCATTCACCAGCATTCGCCCCGGCATGACCGCCCCTACATCACCGTCAACTGTGCCGCTCTGCCGGAAACGCTCCTGGAAAGTGAGTTGTTCGGCCACATCAAGGGATCATTCACCGGCGCGATCCGCGACCACGAGGGTCTGTTCCGCGCCGCCGAAGGGGGCACGCTCTTCCTGGACGAAATCGCCGAGATCACGCCGGCGATCCAAGTGAAGCTGTTGCGCGTGCTCGAAGACAAGAAGGTCACGCCGATCGGCGCCACCTCGGGGCGCACCGTCGATGTGCGGCTGATTGCCGCCACCAATGCCGACCTCGAAGCGGCGGTCGCCACGCGCCGGTTTCGTGCCGACCTGTACTACCGGCTCAATGTCATCCAGATTCACCTCCCCCCGCTCCGGGAGCGGGCCGATGACATTGAAATCCTGAGCCGTCATTTCATCGAGGCAAGCTGCACGCGGGCCGGTTGTGCGGCGAAGCACTTAAGCCGCGCCGCGCTGGAGCTACTGAAGAAGTACCCCTGGCCGGGAAACGTGCGCGAGTTGCAGAATGTCATTGAACGCGCCGTCGTGTTGTCCGATGATGCCACGCTCGATGTCGGTGACTTCCCGGCCCGGCTGGCACAGCCGTTGGATGTCGCCTCAGTCGGTGAGACAACACACGCCTCGCCGACGCTTGAGTCGATCGAGAAGGCATATATCTATTGGGTGTTGAACCAAACGGAATGGCAGAAGGCCCGCGCGGCGCAGATTCTCGGCATCGATTCGTCGACTCTCTACCGCAAGATCAACAAGTACAAGTTCACGGTTCCCCGCCCGAATGGGCCGGGCGAGGGGTCGGCGTAG
- a CDS encoding MFS transporter, whose protein sequence is MIPRWARSRTIVSWCLYDLANSVYAAVIPATVWSAYYAGVIVGSAGEGARWWGRAVSATMVFVAVTSPLTGAMADLAGWRKRLLIIYTLVSIGATALLATVAPGMVVYGFAVSVVAGIGFEGAMVFYNAFLPGLVPPDKQGRLSGMGFAVGYAGSFVGLVAALPLVRTQRYPEAFAVVAALFLLFALPALLWLPRDATARESLWKAGRLGWRGTMRTLREIRSTPELRRFLLAFLLYDDGVNTVIAFSSIFAREALGFAMTDLILVYMCVQLSALIGAALWARPTDTKGPKFVVMTTIVQWIVVVALVYFVRTRGQFFLVAALAGTGLGAIQAASRAFMATLIPKGHEGEYFGFYSLCGKSAAVLGPLVFGEIAAATGGNLRLAALSVLVLFVAGGAVLLGVKAGGRTTTPTPRPAHSGGEP, encoded by the coding sequence ATGATTCCCCGCTGGGCCAGAAGCCGCACCATCGTTTCGTGGTGCCTGTACGATTTGGCCAATTCGGTCTATGCCGCCGTCATTCCGGCGACGGTCTGGTCCGCGTACTACGCCGGTGTCATTGTCGGCAGCGCCGGTGAGGGGGCGCGCTGGTGGGGACGCGCCGTCTCGGCCACGATGGTGTTCGTTGCCGTCACTTCCCCATTGACCGGGGCGATGGCGGATCTGGCGGGCTGGCGCAAGCGTCTCTTAATCATCTACACGCTGGTGTCGATCGGCGCCACGGCACTGTTGGCGACGGTGGCCCCGGGCATGGTTGTCTATGGGTTTGCCGTCAGCGTCGTGGCCGGGATCGGATTCGAGGGCGCCATGGTGTTCTACAACGCCTTCCTGCCCGGGTTGGTCCCGCCGGACAAGCAGGGACGGCTGTCTGGGATGGGCTTTGCGGTCGGCTATGCCGGGTCCTTTGTCGGTCTGGTTGCGGCACTACCGCTGGTGCGCACGCAACGTTACCCGGAAGCGTTTGCCGTCGTCGCGGCTCTCTTCTTGCTCTTCGCCCTGCCGGCGTTGCTGTGGTTGCCGCGAGATGCAACAGCCCGCGAGAGTCTCTGGAAGGCAGGACGTCTTGGCTGGCGAGGGACAATGCGGACGCTGCGGGAGATTCGCAGCACGCCGGAGCTGCGACGCTTCCTTCTCGCGTTCCTCCTCTATGACGACGGCGTCAACACGGTGATCGCCTTCTCATCGATCTTCGCCCGCGAAGCGCTCGGCTTCGCCATGACCGATCTGATCCTCGTGTACATGTGCGTGCAACTGTCGGCGCTCATCGGTGCGGCTCTGTGGGCGCGCCCGACCGACACCAAGGGGCCGAAGTTCGTCGTCATGACGACCATCGTCCAGTGGATCGTTGTGGTGGCGCTGGTGTACTTCGTCCGGACGCGGGGACAGTTCTTCCTCGTGGCGGCGCTGGCCGGCACCGGTCTGGGCGCGATCCAGGCCGCCAGTCGCGCCTTCATGGCCACGTTGATCCCCAAGGGACACGAGGGAGAGTACTTCGGATTCTACTCTCTCTGCGGCAAGAGTGCGGCCGTCCTGGGTCCGCTGGTGTTCGGCGAGATTGCTGCGGCAACGGGAGGAAACCTGCGCTTGGCGGCGCTCTCCGTCCTGGTGTTGTTCGTGGCCGGCGGGGCCGTGCTGTTGGGGGTCAAAGCCGGGGGCAGGACGACTACGCCGACCCCTCGCCCGGCCCATTCGGGCGGGGAACCGTGA
- a CDS encoding aminotransferase class IV, whose translation MAYVYFDGDFVDESVARIPLMTHALHYGTGVFEGIRSYGDGERAWIFRPGEHFARFRRNAALLDMCLEPTDAVLVSLTIELLRCNGAFGDTYIRPLLFKSSAQIGAGLPPGETLAIIAVPMERGPVPPKPVSATWSRWRRFPAASCPAGAKMTGLYINSSLARADALARGYDQPILLTTGGDVAEGFGANIFAVFGRKIVTPPPEADILPGITRQTLLDHWAQLGHAVRSETLAPEQLLKADEVFFCGTGMEIVPVGRIEDRVIGDGQPGPITRAVSQWYRELVTGQIAAPDGWRISVAPGERSAIP comes from the coding sequence ATGGCTTACGTGTACTTCGATGGCGATTTCGTCGATGAGTCCGTCGCGCGGATTCCCCTCATGACGCATGCGCTACATTATGGCACCGGCGTCTTCGAGGGAATTCGCTCGTACGGTGACGGAGAGCGGGCGTGGATCTTTCGACCGGGTGAGCATTTCGCGCGCTTCCGACGGAATGCCGCCCTGTTGGATATGTGTTTGGAGCCGACCGACGCCGTACTGGTGTCTCTGACGATCGAGTTGTTGCGCTGCAACGGTGCCTTCGGTGACACGTACATTCGCCCGCTCTTGTTCAAATCGTCCGCCCAGATCGGCGCCGGACTGCCGCCGGGGGAGACGCTGGCAATCATCGCGGTGCCCATGGAACGGGGTCCGGTGCCTCCCAAGCCCGTGAGTGCGACCTGGTCCCGATGGCGGCGCTTCCCCGCTGCGTCCTGCCCGGCCGGGGCGAAGATGACCGGGCTGTATATCAACTCGTCTCTGGCGCGAGCCGATGCTCTGGCGCGCGGGTACGACCAGCCGATCCTGCTCACAACCGGCGGCGATGTGGCGGAAGGGTTTGGGGCAAACATCTTCGCGGTTTTTGGACGTAAGATCGTCACACCTCCTCCGGAAGCGGACATCCTCCCGGGGATCACACGTCAGACGCTACTTGATCATTGGGCGCAGCTCGGTCACGCCGTGCGCTCCGAGACATTGGCACCGGAGCAGTTGCTCAAGGCAGATGAAGTGTTTTTCTGCGGCACCGGCATGGAGATCGTTCCCGTGGGGCGGATTGAGGATCGCGTAATCGGCGATGGTCAACCCGGCCCGATCACCCGGGCAGTCTCGCAATGGTACCGTGAGCTGGTGACTGGGCAGATTGCCGCCCCGGACGGATGGCGCATTTCCGTGGCCCCCGGCGAGCGATCCGCAATCCCCTGA
- a CDS encoding prephenate dehydrogenase/arogenate dehydrogenase family protein, which yields MNPAPTHRVTPRPRVLAGCCVGIVGLGQIGGSMARRLSRFRPSLILYGTDTRHAVARSASRFCAWRGSLARLVEQSDLVVLSVPVPEILRLLPQLTLLAARRSRRRRLLVVDTGTVKAAIMRAAQRQAHVFDFVGMHPLAGTERRRWAASDAGLFLGRPIVYCPCRSARATARARELIGLLGGRPVRMDAATHDRLVATTIGLPHILAYAAGGLALSGRKSNPLRGGSWSSLTRVAASDPAMVAGFLAYNAGMQRAVLARLLRRARTMDEALARSPADVESVLRRWTATSKHTHRATHRD from the coding sequence ATGAATCCGGCGCCGACACACAGGGTCACACCGCGGCCGCGAGTCCTGGCCGGATGTTGCGTCGGGATCGTCGGCCTGGGGCAGATCGGCGGCTCGATGGCGCGGCGGCTGTCGCGCTTCCGGCCGTCGCTGATACTCTATGGGACGGACACGCGTCATGCGGTGGCGCGGTCGGCGTCACGATTCTGCGCTTGGCGCGGATCACTCGCGCGCCTTGTGGAACAGAGCGATCTCGTTGTGCTGTCGGTTCCGGTCCCGGAGATTCTGCGGCTTCTGCCGCAATTGACCCTGTTGGCGGCCAGGCGCAGTCGTCGTCGCCGGTTGCTTGTGGTTGACACCGGCACAGTGAAAGCGGCGATCATGCGAGCCGCGCAGCGCCAGGCGCACGTGTTCGATTTCGTCGGTATGCATCCGCTGGCTGGGACTGAAAGGCGGCGCTGGGCCGCCAGTGACGCCGGCCTGTTCCTTGGCCGCCCGATCGTCTATTGTCCCTGCCGTTCAGCTCGGGCAACGGCGCGAGCACGCGAGTTGATTGGCCTACTCGGTGGCCGGCCTGTGCGAATGGACGCGGCCACTCACGATCGTCTGGTTGCCACGACCATCGGTCTGCCGCACATTCTGGCATACGCCGCCGGCGGGCTCGCATTGTCCGGTCGTAAGTCGAATCCGCTGCGCGGTGGTTCCTGGAGTTCGCTGACACGGGTGGCAGCGTCCGATCCGGCCATGGTGGCCGGGTTTCTGGCGTACAATGCCGGGATGCAACGGGCTGTCCTGGCCCGTCTACTCAGGCGGGCGCGTACGATGGATGAAGCCCTGGCGCGGTCACCGGCAGACGTTGAGAGTGTGTTGCGACGATGGACAGCCACGAGCAAACACACGCATCGTGCGACCCACAGGGATTGA
- the aroH gene encoding chorismate mutase, translated as MAVRGIRGAIQVPENTAAAIAAATQELLQAIVAANELSLADIISIFFTVTVDLNADYPAAAARAMGWTDIPLLDAQEIEVEGGMPRVIRVLMHVESERSRADIQHAYLGAAARLRVDIKGR; from the coding sequence ATGGCAGTCAGAGGAATCCGCGGGGCGATACAGGTGCCGGAGAACACGGCGGCGGCGATCGCTGCCGCGACGCAGGAACTGCTGCAGGCCATCGTTGCGGCCAATGAGCTGTCGCTTGCGGACATCATCTCAATCTTCTTCACTGTCACTGTAGATCTCAACGCCGATTATCCGGCGGCGGCCGCCCGGGCGATGGGATGGACCGACATTCCACTTCTCGATGCGCAGGAGATCGAAGTGGAGGGTGGGATGCCGCGTGTGATCCGGGTGCTCATGCATGTGGAGAGCGAACGCAGCCGCGCGGACATTCAGCATGCCTACCTGGGGGCGGCAGCGCGACTTCGGGTCGACATCAAAGGTCGATGA
- a CDS encoding MXAN_6640 family putative metalloprotease, giving the protein MRSHSVVLLCLAASVLIGTAPAFAGNPAYEQDLINRVTMAFGAGIRPEPVPEPGPHRRCGSPLLLEVRIAWPELSESARQAISVQVQTTRPQLSEYYDTQDGRFRLHFNRTGPDSIDMVYGVGPGNVPVYILKCDSLLQRTVAEEIDTLGFRFPISDAIGRSGEDPRYDIYFFKFSGYMADYYGLSEPDTVYFNTTSGTYVASSWIALRSEYSSLYGYATRPFDAMAVTIAHELNHACQWSYDALEAEARRSGSDDLPTLYPWWLEVTAVAMEDIVFDNVNDYVAYLPAFFNNPWMSLRAYANNSGPEGLHPYASGIWALFLAQRHDPVILREIWEECGQKSGFNTFEAFRTALERSPYNSSLDVEWAAFLVWNYFTGRNWAPWSYEEGRDYPELAGLDSVVYSEYPAGDTSSILHWPRSPDEEAASYLRFVPVYSDTVTTFTLQLFPEGIEEWMVVTAGINGTAQPTINFTRSVFDPIRVEHWDAYEELLVIVSPFKLDPTQDRLDRRLRFSFAVQDTLVDNRVTSIHKVYSNPLVLADEGGGDAFRVQVLRAESVPVSMHIFTLAGQVIRGGAEDDMYRSPGRTAVTLSWDGTNRQSRRVASGVYLALIQYGDKREVVKVAVKNYGP; this is encoded by the coding sequence TTGCGTTCCCATTCGGTAGTCCTCCTGTGTCTCGCGGCGTCGGTCCTGATCGGGACGGCGCCGGCGTTTGCCGGCAACCCTGCCTATGAACAGGACCTGATCAACCGGGTTACGATGGCGTTTGGGGCCGGCATACGCCCCGAGCCTGTGCCGGAGCCCGGACCCCATCGGCGCTGCGGTTCGCCACTACTCTTGGAGGTCAGGATCGCCTGGCCGGAGTTGTCCGAGTCGGCCCGGCAGGCGATCTCCGTGCAAGTTCAAACAACACGCCCACAGTTGAGTGAGTACTATGACACCCAAGACGGACGCTTCCGGCTGCATTTCAATCGCACTGGCCCGGATTCGATCGACATGGTCTACGGCGTGGGGCCGGGGAACGTGCCGGTGTACATTCTCAAGTGCGACAGTCTTCTCCAGCGAACTGTCGCGGAGGAGATTGATACGCTCGGTTTCCGGTTCCCGATTTCCGATGCCATCGGGCGGTCGGGCGAGGATCCTCGCTACGACATCTATTTCTTCAAGTTCTCCGGCTACATGGCCGACTACTACGGGCTGAGCGAGCCGGACACTGTGTACTTCAACACGACGAGCGGGACCTATGTGGCGTCCAGTTGGATCGCGTTACGGAGCGAGTATTCCAGTCTGTACGGATACGCCACCCGGCCCTTCGATGCCATGGCCGTGACCATCGCCCACGAGTTGAATCACGCCTGTCAGTGGTCGTACGACGCGCTTGAAGCCGAGGCGCGGCGCTCCGGCTCCGATGACTTGCCAACGCTCTATCCATGGTGGTTGGAAGTGACGGCGGTCGCGATGGAGGACATCGTCTTTGACAACGTCAATGACTATGTTGCCTATCTGCCGGCGTTCTTCAATAACCCGTGGATGTCACTGCGGGCTTACGCCAACAACAGCGGTCCTGAGGGACTGCACCCATACGCGTCCGGGATCTGGGCGCTGTTTCTGGCGCAACGTCATGATCCGGTGATTTTGCGGGAGATTTGGGAGGAATGCGGCCAGAAGTCTGGCTTCAACACCTTCGAGGCGTTTCGCACCGCGCTGGAGCGTTCCCCTTACAACTCGTCGCTGGACGTGGAATGGGCGGCATTTCTGGTTTGGAACTACTTCACCGGACGGAATTGGGCACCTTGGTCCTATGAGGAAGGTCGAGACTATCCGGAGTTGGCGGGGCTCGATTCAGTCGTGTACAGTGAGTACCCGGCCGGGGACACCAGCTCGATTCTGCATTGGCCACGCAGCCCTGACGAGGAGGCAGCCTCGTATCTCCGGTTCGTGCCGGTCTACTCCGATACGGTGACCACGTTCACCTTGCAGCTATTCCCCGAGGGGATCGAAGAATGGATGGTCGTCACGGCGGGAATAAATGGTACTGCCCAGCCAACGATCAACTTCACGCGTAGTGTCTTCGACCCGATCCGCGTCGAGCATTGGGATGCGTACGAGGAGTTGCTGGTCATCGTCTCGCCCTTCAAACTTGATCCCACGCAGGACAGGCTCGATCGTCGCCTGCGCTTCAGCTTCGCCGTGCAGGACACGTTGGTCGACAACCGCGTGACCTCGATCCACAAGGTTTACTCCAATCCTCTGGTTCTGGCGGATGAGGGTGGTGGGGACGCATTCCGCGTGCAGGTGCTCCGGGCCGAGTCGGTCCCGGTGTCAATGCACATCTTCACGCTGGCGGGGCAGGTGATCCGCGGGGGCGCCGAGGACGATATGTACCGCTCGCCCGGCCGGACCGCCGTGACGCTGTCATGGGATGGGACCAACCGGCAGTCGCGCCGGGTGGCCAGCGGTGTCTATCTGGCGTTGATTCAGTACGGCGACAAGAGAGAAGTCGTCAAGGTCGCCGTGAAGAACTACGGCCCATGA